The following proteins come from a genomic window of Halorussus halophilus:
- a CDS encoding dihydroorotase, which translates to MLTIRNATLADGRERDVRIDTDAGRITGIGSSLTESGEVIDASGKLLLPGMIDAHVHFREPGFSHKETWETGSKSAAAGGVTTVVDQPNTDPPTIDGESFDQKAELAAESYVDYGINGGVTADWDPEELFDRPTLALGEVFLADSTGDMGIEEDLFREAVQAASDNYRVVTVHAEEADLFDREARARDDPDAWSAYRTAEAEEAAVERAVEIGEEENARIHVAHTSTPEGVDAAKAGDATCEVTPHHIFLSRDDYSRLGPFGRMNPPLRSEKRRKKLFERVADGTVDIVATDHAPHTREEKDANIWDAPSGVPGVETALPLLLEQARKENLSYERVRDLTAANPADIFGLTRRGKVEQGLMADLVLVDPDATREIRGEDLHSKCEWTPFEGMTGVFPELTMVRGNVVYDARESDAGQGEFGDTEGRNVRT; encoded by the coding sequence ATGCTCACGATTCGAAACGCGACGCTCGCCGACGGCCGGGAGCGAGACGTTCGCATCGACACCGACGCGGGGCGAATCACCGGAATCGGCTCCTCGCTCACCGAGTCCGGCGAGGTCATCGACGCCAGCGGGAAGTTGCTCCTCCCGGGGATGATAGACGCCCACGTCCACTTCCGCGAACCCGGCTTCTCGCACAAGGAGACGTGGGAGACGGGGAGCAAGTCCGCCGCCGCAGGCGGCGTGACGACCGTCGTAGACCAACCGAACACGGACCCGCCGACCATCGACGGCGAGAGCTTCGACCAGAAGGCCGAACTCGCCGCGGAGTCGTACGTCGATTACGGCATCAACGGCGGCGTCACGGCCGACTGGGACCCCGAGGAACTGTTCGACAGGCCGACGCTCGCGCTCGGGGAGGTCTTCTTAGCAGATTCGACTGGCGACATGGGCATCGAGGAAGACCTCTTCCGCGAGGCCGTACAGGCCGCCAGCGACAACTATCGAGTCGTCACCGTTCACGCAGAGGAAGCCGACCTGTTCGACAGAGAGGCGAGAGCACGCGACGACCCGGACGCGTGGAGTGCGTACCGAACCGCCGAGGCGGAGGAAGCAGCAGTCGAGCGTGCGGTCGAAATCGGCGAGGAAGAGAACGCCCGGATTCACGTCGCTCACACCAGCACGCCCGAGGGCGTCGATGCGGCGAAAGCGGGCGACGCTACCTGTGAGGTAACGCCCCACCACATCTTCCTCTCGCGCGACGACTACAGTCGGTTGGGTCCGTTCGGTCGGATGAACCCACCGCTACGTTCGGAGAAGCGGCGCAAGAAGCTCTTCGAGCGCGTCGCCGACGGCACGGTAGACATCGTCGCCACCGACCACGCCCCCCACACGCGCGAAGAGAAAGACGCGAACATCTGGGACGCGCCGAGCGGCGTCCCGGGAGTCGAAACCGCACTCCCGCTCCTGTTGGAGCAAGCCCGAAAAGAGAACCTGAGCTACGAGCGAGTGCGTGACTTGACGGCGGCGAACCCAGCAGACATCTTCGGGTTGACCCGCCGCGGGAAGGTCGAACAGGGACTGATGGCCGACCTCGTGCTGGTGGACCCCGACGCGACCCGCGAGATTCGCGGGGAAGACCTCCACTCGAAGTGCGAGTGGACGCCGTTCGAGGGAATGACCGGCGTGTTCCCCGAACTGACGATGGTGCGCGGCAACGTGGTGTACGACGCGCGCGAGTCGGACGCCGGGCAAGGCGAGTTCGGCGACACCGAGGGGAGGAACGTTCGCACGTAG
- a CDS encoding DUF7268 family protein encodes MGASDETNSPDDRRAVLRERARTTGRATLLGAVLGVVGVAVLVATGETLLFASEKVFAVGALILGFAVLGWSGSIFAGRGIENAQEYLDTSSNWSEAASRRAMVVLTGLGAGVMVGSIGATVVLDAVV; translated from the coding sequence ATGGGCGCGTCAGACGAGACGAACTCCCCGGACGACCGACGCGCGGTCCTCCGCGAGCGCGCCCGAACGACGGGGCGCGCGACGCTCCTCGGAGCTGTTCTCGGCGTCGTCGGCGTCGCAGTGTTGGTCGCGACCGGCGAGACGCTGTTGTTCGCCAGCGAGAAAGTGTTCGCCGTCGGCGCGCTAATACTCGGCTTTGCTGTACTGGGCTGGTCCGGGTCTATCTTCGCGGGGCGGGGCATAGAGAACGCACAGGAGTACCTCGACACGAGTTCGAACTGGTCGGAGGCCGCCTCTCGCCGCGCGATGGTCGTCCTCACTGGCCTCGGCGCGGGCGTGATGGTCGGGTCGATTGGAGCGACAGTCGTGTTAGACGCGGTGGTGTAA
- a CDS encoding ABC transporter substrate-binding protein: MASSDNLKRRGFLKAAGGATVAATLAGCAGNTGEGDGTTTGDTGTTSGDSSGSGGTLTYARGTDSSTLDFQATTSGEDAKVTNQIYESLIAFKPGGTSLVAGLATDWNVNGKTVNLTLREGVKFHNGDEFTAEDYVATYRRFVDEDYEYFPGGDYVSAYGPYSLGNWIKEVSKDEKYKVTITLKQQYAPILANLAMFCSKVHSLKAIKEHGKKLKNNPVGTGPFKFEGWDTGNQRIRLSKNEDYWGDDKAKVDEVVFTAVGQNSSRAQTLLSQDAHIIDGLGAQSSQMVKQSNKAKLESIPGINVGYMAFNMARKEAFQDKKVRQAINYGINTKSIVETIFKGIASQASQPIPESVMGYNKDLDPYPHKPDKAKQMLKDAGQENLSFELSIFKNPRPYIPSPRQAAQTIKSNLSNIGVEVTINTMPWKQYLTYTENYKHDACFLGWMTDNGDPDNFYYALLHPGSSVKASDVPDGQNWVDPDDYDGFNTLNAAAWANTEFMKLTEEAQKSYETSKRKPKYKKAGQIFYDDAPWVTLDHAKSMRGVANSVSGFKLAPIGGPFLNLVSIE, from the coding sequence ATGGCGTCAAGTGACAACCTAAAACGACGTGGCTTTCTGAAAGCTGCTGGCGGTGCGACAGTAGCTGCCACGCTCGCTGGCTGTGCAGGAAATACTGGCGAAGGTGACGGAACGACGACTGGCGACACCGGAACGACCTCCGGCGACTCCTCCGGTTCCGGTGGCACCCTGACCTACGCCCGTGGGACAGACTCCTCCACGCTGGACTTCCAAGCGACGACCAGTGGCGAAGACGCGAAGGTTACGAACCAGATTTACGAGAGCCTCATCGCGTTCAAGCCCGGCGGCACCTCGCTCGTCGCAGGACTAGCGACGGACTGGAACGTCAACGGTAAGACGGTCAACCTCACCCTCCGCGAAGGCGTGAAGTTCCACAACGGCGACGAGTTCACCGCAGAGGACTACGTGGCGACGTACCGCCGCTTCGTGGACGAAGACTACGAGTACTTCCCCGGTGGCGACTACGTCTCGGCGTACGGTCCGTACTCGCTCGGTAACTGGATCAAGGAAGTCAGCAAAGACGAGAAATACAAGGTTACCATCACCCTCAAACAGCAGTACGCGCCGATTCTCGCCAACTTGGCGATGTTCTGTTCGAAGGTCCACTCGCTCAAGGCCATCAAGGAACACGGCAAGAAGCTCAAGAACAACCCGGTCGGTACCGGTCCGTTCAAGTTCGAAGGCTGGGACACCGGCAACCAGCGCATCCGCCTGAGCAAGAACGAGGACTACTGGGGTGACGACAAGGCCAAGGTAGACGAAGTCGTCTTCACGGCCGTCGGTCAGAACTCCTCACGTGCCCAGACGCTCCTCTCGCAGGACGCTCACATCATCGACGGACTCGGCGCGCAGTCCTCCCAGATGGTCAAGCAGTCCAACAAGGCCAAACTCGAATCCATCCCCGGCATCAACGTCGGTTACATGGCCTTCAACATGGCGCGCAAGGAGGCGTTCCAAGACAAGAAGGTCCGACAGGCCATCAACTACGGTATCAACACGAAGTCCATCGTCGAGACCATCTTCAAGGGCATCGCCTCGCAGGCGAGCCAACCGATTCCGGAGAGCGTCATGGGGTACAACAAGGACCTCGACCCGTACCCGCACAAGCCCGACAAGGCGAAACAGATGCTGAAAGACGCCGGGCAGGAGAACCTCTCGTTCGAACTCTCCATCTTCAAGAACCCGCGTCCCTACATCCCGTCGCCGCGACAGGCCGCACAGACCATCAAGTCCAACCTCAGTAACATCGGCGTCGAGGTCACCATCAACACGATGCCGTGGAAGCAGTACCTCACCTACACCGAGAACTACAAACACGACGCGTGTTTCCTCGGGTGGATGACGGACAACGGTGACCCGGACAACTTCTACTACGCGCTGCTGCACCCCGGTAGCTCCGTCAAGGCCTCGGACGTGCCGGACGGCCAGAACTGGGTGGACCCCGACGACTACGACGGCTTCAACACGCTCAACGCGGCCGCGTGGGCCAACACCGAGTTCATGAAGCTCACCGAGGAAGCACAGAAGAGCTACGAGACGAGCAAGCGCAAGCCGAAGTACAAGAAGGCCGGTCAGATCTTCTACGACGACGCGCCGTGGGTGACCCTCGACCACGCCAAGTCGATGCGAGGCGTCGCCAACAGCGTCAGCGGCTTCAAGCTCGCGCCCATCGGCGGTCCGTTCCTCAACCTCGTCTCCATCGAGTAG
- a CDS encoding ABC transporter substrate-binding protein, which translates to MTSKDTSISRRSFLKAAGGAAATASVTGYVGNDAEATNATQQGGGSVTYARGNDSGTLDPQNTTSGEDVKVINQMYDTLIDFEPNQTSLQEGLATEFSLNGTTATLTLREGVTFHNGDEFTAEDFVATFRRFTDEDYEYYPGDDYISAYGPFTLGNWVSNVSAGGGGGGTATGNQTETANGTQTAGGGGGQQLTIELNQQYAPFLRNLAMFASSVLSQQAIQELGQDLSQQPVGTSAFQFDSWDRGNQRIRLSAYDDYWGEGPFVDEVVFTAIAQNTTRAQTLISGGADIIDGLGAQSSQIVQNADAAELIETQGINIGYMAFNMARFEPFRDRQVRQAISHAINTQAIVENIFRGIAVQASQPIPEQVLGYNEELDPYPHDPEQAQQLLNDAGYGDGFSFELATFQNPRTYNPSPLQAAQTVKSNLNEVGITVNINQMPFNPFLDYTAEGRHDACFLGWMTDNGDPDNFYYTLLHPGIPQDQVPDGQDWVSFDTEGYNTTNVGGWANTDFMDVVEQGQSTLNREQRAELYRQAGQIAHDQAPWVFIDHAKELRGVANRVENFQIAPISGPLLKQVRLSN; encoded by the coding sequence ATGACTTCAAAAGACACATCCATTTCAAGGCGAAGCTTCCTGAAGGCGGCCGGGGGTGCGGCCGCGACGGCGTCCGTGACCGGCTACGTCGGTAACGATGCGGAGGCGACGAACGCCACACAACAGGGGGGTGGGTCGGTAACGTATGCCCGCGGGAACGACTCGGGCACACTCGACCCACAGAACACGACGAGCGGTGAGGACGTGAAAGTCATCAACCAGATGTACGACACCCTCATCGACTTCGAACCGAATCAGACCTCGTTACAGGAGGGGTTGGCGACCGAATTTTCCCTAAATGGGACCACGGCGACGCTCACGCTCCGCGAGGGCGTGACGTTCCACAACGGCGACGAGTTCACCGCGGAGGACTTCGTAGCGACGTTCCGGCGGTTCACGGACGAAGACTACGAGTACTACCCCGGAGACGACTACATCTCGGCGTACGGCCCGTTCACACTCGGTAACTGGGTGTCGAACGTGAGCGCTGGCGGTGGGGGCGGTGGCACGGCCACCGGGAACCAGACCGAAACTGCGAACGGAACCCAGACGGCCGGTGGGGGCGGCGGTCAACAACTCACCATCGAACTCAACCAGCAGTACGCACCGTTCCTGCGGAACCTGGCGATGTTCGCGTCCAGCGTCCTCTCACAGCAGGCGATTCAGGAACTCGGACAGGACCTGAGTCAACAACCGGTCGGGACGAGCGCGTTCCAGTTCGATAGCTGGGACCGGGGCAACCAGCGCATCCGCTTGTCCGCGTACGACGACTACTGGGGCGAAGGACCGTTCGTGGACGAAGTCGTGTTCACGGCCATCGCCCAGAACACGACGCGCGCTCAGACGCTCATCTCGGGCGGGGCAGACATCATCGACGGTTTGGGTGCCCAATCGTCCCAAATCGTCCAGAACGCAGACGCGGCCGAGTTGATAGAGACCCAAGGCATCAACATCGGCTACATGGCGTTCAACATGGCGCGGTTCGAACCGTTCCGCGACCGGCAGGTTCGACAGGCCATTAGCCACGCCATCAACACCCAGGCTATAGTCGAGAACATCTTCCGGGGCATTGCGGTGCAGGCGAGCCAACCGATACCGGAGCAAGTACTGGGGTACAACGAGGAGTTGGACCCGTATCCGCACGACCCCGAACAGGCACAGCAGTTACTGAACGACGCCGGCTACGGCGACGGGTTCTCGTTCGAACTGGCGACGTTCCAGAACCCGCGCACGTACAACCCGTCGCCGTTGCAGGCGGCCCAGACGGTCAAGTCGAACCTGAACGAAGTCGGCATCACGGTCAACATCAACCAGATGCCGTTTAACCCGTTCCTCGACTACACCGCAGAGGGGCGACACGACGCATGTTTCCTGGGGTGGATGACCGACAACGGCGACCCGGACAACTTCTACTACACGCTTCTGCACCCCGGAATCCCGCAGGACCAAGTGCCGGACGGACAGGATTGGGTTAGCTTCGACACCGAGGGGTACAACACGACCAACGTCGGCGGCTGGGCCAACACCGACTTCATGGACGTGGTCGAACAGGGCCAGAGTACGCTCAACCGAGAACAGCGCGCAGAGCTGTATCGGCAGGCGGGTCAAATCGCACACGACCAAGCGCCATGGGTGTTTATCGACCACGCGAAAGAGCTTCGCGGCGTCGCCAACCGCGTCGAGAACTTCCAGATCGCGCCGATTAGTGGACCGCTACTGAAACAGGTCAGACTGTCGAACTGA
- a CDS encoding ABC transporter permease, producing the protein MISKRFVIKRLLLLVPVLFGVATFVFAILHLAPGDPARVIAGQRASEQFVQQIRVELGLNDPIWVQYGRFLLETVQLELGKSYQIQKGVPVTEVLRYKLPVTIEMALYGQFLGILFGIPLGLLGAIKQDSLSDHLTRVGALTGISVPIYWSGPLVILLFAQVFNVLPASGRIATTFDIQPITGVITIDTLIRGNFAAFQSAAAHLLLPSMVIGIYSMALISRMMRSSMLEVIRQDYIRTARAKGQGARITMMKHGFRNALIPVVTVIGIQFGTLLGGAVLTETVFGIAGIGTLLVSAIQVGDYPVVQGTVLMFAFLFTLVNLGVDITYSYLDPRIDQ; encoded by the coding sequence ATGATTTCCAAGCGGTTCGTTATCAAACGACTCTTGCTGCTCGTCCCGGTGCTGTTCGGGGTGGCGACGTTCGTCTTCGCCATCCTGCACCTCGCACCGGGCGACCCCGCACGGGTCATCGCGGGCCAGCGAGCATCCGAGCAGTTCGTCCAGCAGATTCGGGTGGAGCTTGGCTTGAACGACCCGATTTGGGTCCAGTACGGCCGGTTCTTGCTGGAGACGGTGCAACTCGAACTCGGGAAGTCCTACCAGATTCAGAAGGGCGTCCCGGTCACGGAAGTGCTTCGCTACAAACTCCCCGTCACCATCGAGATGGCGCTGTACGGCCAGTTCCTCGGTATCCTCTTCGGGATTCCGCTTGGACTGCTCGGCGCTATCAAACAGGACTCGCTGTCCGACCACCTCACTCGCGTCGGCGCGCTGACCGGCATCAGCGTCCCTATCTACTGGAGCGGCCCGCTCGTCATTCTGCTGTTCGCGCAGGTGTTCAACGTGCTTCCGGCCAGTGGCCGCATCGCGACCACCTTCGACATCCAGCCGATTACTGGCGTCATCACCATCGACACGCTCATCCGTGGTAACTTCGCGGCGTTCCAGTCGGCGGCGGCCCACCTGCTGTTGCCGTCGATGGTCATCGGCATCTACTCGATGGCGCTCATCTCCCGGATGATGCGTTCCTCGATGCTCGAAGTCATCCGGCAAGACTACATCCGGACCGCTCGCGCGAAGGGCCAAGGCGCGCGCATCACGATGATGAAACACGGGTTCCGGAACGCGCTCATCCCCGTCGTGACCGTCATCGGTATCCAGTTTGGCACCCTGCTCGGCGGTGCCGTCCTCACCGAGACAGTGTTTGGCATCGCGGGCATCGGCACCCTACTGGTGAGTGCGATTCAGGTCGGTGACTACCCGGTCGTGCAAGGCACCGTCCTGATGTTCGCGTTCCTGTTCACGCTCGTGAACCTCGGCGTGGACATCACCTACTCGTACCTCGACCCACGGATCGACCAATGA
- a CDS encoding ABC transporter ATP-binding protein, translated as MSELLSISNLRTQFDTDRGVVEAVDDFDLTIEEGETVGLVGESGSGKSVSALSLMQLVDDPGHIPSGEAKFHHAELTEQFASQYPKGVGEFVFPDEGYVDLLSAPENAMRDIRGGEMGMIFQDPMTSLNPALTVGEQVAESLRLHQYGGQRKDSWWNAVREIAPKLGGKDVDEEILQDTIDMLEEVGIPEPTARVEEYPHEFSGGMRQRVLIAIALACRPKLLIADEPTTALDVTIQAQILDLINDLQDELGMSVFMITHDLGVVAETCDRVAVMYAGDIVEVGPVDEIFHNPSHPYTYALLESIPSEDKDRLTPITGNVPDLIDMPQGCHFAPRCPWAQPECTEGEIPNLQHGPDDVDHRAKCVLEDFDKDAYGEDREGIGTGTHETGEQLLAVDEMKKHFSRADGLLDEWLDSDQKSVKAVDGVSFDIYEGETVGLVGESGCGKSTAGRTLLRLEEPTDGTIVFAGQDLSELERDELRDTRKDMQMIFQDPLSSLDPRMTVGQIIMEPLKIHNLPEGSPDGDKGRKQQRRDRVAELMEAVGLEKGQYDRYPHEISGGQRQRVGIARALAVDPDFIVADEPVSALDVSVQAQILNLMEDLQEEFGLTYLFIAHDLSVVRHISDRIAVMYLGEIVEVAETDELFADPKHPYTQALLSAIPEPDPRADTDDRIILEGDVPSPIDPPSGCHFRTRCPQVIPPEGLNIEQEAYREVMDYRERVEDRSIDLDAAWEEASGDSEKVTQTATATDGGHADASPEAFRAVLWDHLFDTEPSGRPRNVVADSFDHLADGDWDGAASLLEEHFASVCEQKDPVLQEEAHPSACHLYDQPN; from the coding sequence GTGAGTGAGTTACTATCAATCTCGAATTTGCGGACGCAGTTCGACACAGATAGGGGTGTCGTCGAGGCCGTAGACGACTTCGACCTCACTATCGAGGAGGGTGAGACGGTCGGTCTGGTCGGGGAATCGGGGTCCGGCAAGAGCGTGAGCGCGCTCTCGCTGATGCAACTCGTGGACGACCCCGGTCACATTCCGAGTGGCGAAGCGAAGTTCCACCACGCGGAACTGACCGAGCAGTTCGCCAGCCAGTATCCGAAAGGTGTCGGCGAGTTCGTCTTCCCCGACGAGGGGTACGTTGACCTGCTCTCCGCGCCGGAGAACGCCATGCGAGACATTCGTGGCGGCGAGATGGGGATGATTTTCCAAGACCCCATGACCTCGCTGAATCCCGCGCTGACCGTCGGCGAGCAGGTCGCAGAGAGCCTGCGACTCCACCAGTACGGCGGCCAACGAAAGGACTCGTGGTGGAACGCGGTCCGAGAAATTGCGCCGAAACTCGGCGGCAAGGACGTGGACGAAGAGATTCTGCAGGACACCATCGACATGCTCGAAGAGGTCGGCATTCCCGAACCGACCGCTCGCGTGGAGGAGTATCCCCACGAGTTCTCCGGAGGTATGCGCCAACGCGTCCTCATCGCCATCGCGCTGGCCTGCCGTCCGAAACTGCTCATCGCCGACGAACCGACGACGGCGCTCGACGTGACGATTCAGGCCCAGATTCTCGACCTCATCAACGACTTGCAGGACGAACTGGGCATGTCCGTGTTCATGATCACCCACGACCTCGGCGTCGTCGCCGAGACCTGCGACCGCGTGGCCGTGATGTACGCAGGCGACATCGTGGAAGTCGGCCCAGTAGACGAGATTTTCCACAACCCGAGTCACCCCTACACGTACGCCCTGCTCGAATCGATTCCGAGCGAGGACAAGGACCGACTCACGCCCATCACGGGCAACGTTCCCGACCTCATCGACATGCCCCAAGGGTGTCACTTCGCGCCACGCTGTCCGTGGGCGCAACCGGAGTGTACCGAGGGCGAGATTCCGAACCTCCAGCACGGTCCCGACGACGTGGACCACCGCGCGAAGTGCGTGCTGGAGGACTTCGACAAGGACGCGTACGGCGAGGACCGCGAGGGAATCGGTACTGGAACTCACGAGACCGGCGAGCAGTTGCTCGCCGTAGACGAGATGAAGAAGCACTTCTCGCGGGCCGACGGCTTGCTGGACGAGTGGCTCGACAGCGACCAAAAGAGCGTGAAAGCCGTCGATGGGGTTAGCTTCGACATCTACGAAGGCGAGACGGTCGGTCTCGTCGGTGAGTCTGGCTGTGGAAAATCGACGGCCGGTCGCACCCTGCTCCGACTCGAAGAACCGACCGACGGGACCATCGTCTTCGCCGGACAGGACCTCTCGGAGCTCGAACGCGACGAACTGCGCGACACGCGCAAGGACATGCAGATGATCTTCCAGGACCCGCTGTCGAGTCTCGACCCGCGGATGACGGTGGGCCAAATCATCATGGAACCGCTGAAGATTCACAACCTGCCCGAGGGGTCGCCAGACGGCGACAAGGGTCGCAAGCAACAGCGGCGCGACCGCGTCGCAGAACTGATGGAAGCAGTCGGGCTTGAGAAGGGACAGTACGACCGTTATCCGCACGAGATTTCCGGCGGGCAACGCCAGCGCGTCGGCATCGCCCGCGCGCTGGCGGTGGATCCCGACTTCATCGTCGCCGACGAACCCGTGAGCGCACTGGACGTGTCCGTGCAGGCCCAGATTCTGAACCTGATGGAGGACCTGCAAGAGGAGTTCGGCCTGACCTACCTGTTCATCGCTCACGACCTGAGCGTCGTTCGGCACATCTCCGACCGCATCGCGGTGATGTACCTCGGCGAAATCGTGGAGGTCGCCGAAACTGATGAACTGTTCGCTGACCCGAAACATCCCTACACGCAGGCACTGCTGTCGGCGATTCCGGAACCCGACCCGCGAGCAGACACCGACGACCGCATCATTTTGGAAGGCGACGTGCCGTCGCCAATCGACCCGCCGTCGGGGTGTCACTTCCGCACTCGCTGTCCGCAGGTCATCCCGCCCGAGGGCCTGAACATCGAGCAGGAAGCCTATCGCGAAGTCATGGACTACCGTGAGCGCGTCGAAGACCGGTCCATCGACTTAGACGCCGCGTGGGAGGAGGCGTCGGGTGACAGCGAGAAGGTAACCCAGACTGCGACGGCAACCGACGGCGGGCACGCTGACGCCTCGCCCGAGGCGTTCCGTGCAGTCCTCTGGGACCATCTGTTCGACACCGAACCGTCGGGTCGGCCACGAAACGTCGTCGCCGACTCGTTCGACCACCTCGCCGACGGCGACTGGGACGGTGCGGCGTCGCTGCTGGAGGAACACTTCGCGAGCGTCTGCGAGCAGAAAGACCCGGTATTGCAAGAAGAAGCGCATCCGTCGGCGTGTCATCTGTACGACCAGCCGAACTGA
- a CDS encoding ABC transporter permease: MSTETEVSGEDVESRGLIEQIRASPFLSELFSNRLAVAGMTIIALMVIVALYARLFIDLSAVTTSQIGTNPNLAPPSWWGQKQTQLVTDYGTFAFPFGTDIQSRDIFDRVLYGTWLAMKYGTITVGASTILGVGLGILAAYYGDITDNVIMRTMDVLLAFPSLLLALALVAIFGTGLWKVVIALTLVYTPRFARVVRGAALKVLEDEYIEATQALGAKDPRVLVRHILPNCLAPITVQSTLNFGLAIIDLAALSFLGFGAEAGTPSWGLMLANGVNQGLLTGDWWWSFFPGLAIAITVLGFNLLGDGMRDALDPRMRETVD; this comes from the coding sequence ATGAGTACCGAAACCGAAGTCAGTGGCGAGGACGTTGAGTCGCGCGGACTCATCGAGCAGATCCGTGCGTCCCCGTTCCTCTCGGAACTGTTCTCGAACCGTCTCGCCGTCGCCGGGATGACTATCATCGCCCTGATGGTCATCGTCGCGCTCTACGCGCGACTGTTCATCGACTTGAGCGCGGTGACGACGAGCCAAATCGGGACGAACCCGAATCTCGCGCCGCCGAGTTGGTGGGGCCAGAAGCAGACCCAACTCGTCACCGACTACGGGACGTTCGCGTTCCCCTTCGGCACGGACATCCAGTCGCGTGACATCTTCGACCGCGTCCTCTACGGCACGTGGCTGGCGATGAAGTACGGCACCATCACGGTCGGTGCATCGACCATTCTGGGCGTCGGTCTCGGTATCCTTGCGGCGTACTACGGCGACATCACGGACAACGTCATCATGCGCACGATGGACGTGCTGTTGGCGTTCCCGAGTCTCCTGCTCGCGCTGGCGCTCGTCGCTATCTTCGGCACGGGTCTCTGGAAGGTCGTCATCGCGCTGACGCTCGTCTACACGCCGCGGTTCGCCCGCGTCGTCCGTGGCGCGGCGCTGAAAGTGCTGGAAGACGAGTACATCGAGGCGACGCAGGCGCTCGGTGCGAAGGACCCGCGCGTGCTGGTTCGCCACATCTTGCCGAACTGCCTCGCGCCGATTACGGTCCAATCGACGCTGAACTTCGGGCTGGCCATCATCGACCTCGCGGCGCTCTCGTTCCTCGGCTTCGGTGCGGAGGCCGGGACGCCCTCGTGGGGCCTGATGCTCGCCAACGGCGTCAATCAGGGACTGCTCACCGGCGACTGGTGGTGGTCGTTCTTCCCCGGACTCGCCATCGCCATCACCGTCCTCGGGTTCAATTTGCTCGGTGACGGGATGCGGGACGCCTTGGACCCGCGGATGCGCGAAACGGTCGATTGA
- a CDS encoding DUF7529 family protein has product MSDDVEETDGAPEEDAEPLVEDDPAAAFEGMGDMPGTHLRAMEFWEDVVADMEATAAEYEAEGWETLQLHPGDVTTLTPDPEEGDERFGLDVLLPNDEFDAVEERLEGGAAFDAYEVYSATADALVLLVVAMEDHDGEFALLYPAYYDAQNSEAMLNAARAAGEMHTYLRTLTEETIEFTHADPSVFEPQTGEGDTVEEE; this is encoded by the coding sequence ATGAGCGACGATGTCGAGGAGACGGACGGAGCGCCCGAAGAGGACGCCGAACCACTGGTAGAAGACGACCCCGCCGCGGCGTTCGAAGGAATGGGCGACATGCCCGGCACCCACCTCCGAGCGATGGAGTTCTGGGAGGACGTGGTCGCCGACATGGAAGCGACCGCCGCCGAGTACGAGGCCGAGGGCTGGGAGACGCTCCAGTTGCACCCCGGCGACGTGACGACACTGACGCCCGACCCGGAGGAAGGGGACGAACGCTTCGGTCTCGACGTACTCCTCCCGAACGACGAGTTCGACGCCGTCGAGGAGCGACTCGAAGGCGGGGCGGCGTTCGACGCCTACGAAGTGTACTCCGCGACGGCCGACGCGCTCGTCCTGCTCGTCGTCGCCATGGAGGACCACGACGGGGAGTTCGCCCTGCTCTACCCAGCGTACTACGACGCCCAGAACTCCGAGGCGATGCTCAACGCCGCCAGAGCCGCGGGGGAGATGCACACCTACCTGCGGACGCTGACAGAGGAGACCATCGAGTTCACGCACGCGGACCCCTCGGTGTTCGAACCGCAGACTGGCGAAGGAGACACAGTGGAAGAAGAATAA
- a CDS encoding dienelactone hydrolase family protein, whose translation MGDHEAEIPTDSVTLAGELVVPENASGVVAFAHGSGSSRFSPRNNFVAERIRERGVGTLLFDLLTETEDRTYETRFDIDLLVERLLAATDWLREQSETEQLHLGYFGSSTGAAAALRAAARRDDVDAVVSRGGRVDLAHDAIPNVNAPTLFLVGSKDTAVLSLNQREYERLTCEKELTVVEGASHLFEEPGKLAEVADAAADWFEEHLEAN comes from the coding sequence ATGGGGGACCACGAAGCCGAGATACCAACTGATAGCGTCACGCTTGCTGGCGAACTCGTCGTTCCGGAGAACGCGAGCGGCGTCGTCGCCTTCGCACACGGAAGCGGCAGTTCGCGGTTCAGTCCGCGCAACAACTTCGTCGCCGAGCGAATCCGCGAGCGAGGCGTGGGGACGCTGTTGTTCGACCTACTGACCGAGACGGAGGACCGAACGTACGAGACACGATTCGACATCGACCTGCTGGTCGAGCGTCTGCTCGCCGCTACGGATTGGCTCCGCGAGCAGTCTGAGACGGAGCAGTTGCACCTCGGCTACTTCGGGTCGAGTACCGGCGCGGCCGCCGCACTTCGAGCGGCGGCCAGACGCGACGACGTGGACGCCGTCGTCTCGCGCGGCGGACGCGTCGATTTGGCACACGACGCGATTCCGAACGTGAACGCGCCGACGCTGTTTCTCGTCGGGTCGAAAGACACCGCGGTACTGTCACTCAACCAGCGGGAGTACGAGCGACTGACCTGCGAGAAGGAGTTGACCGTCGTCGAAGGCGCGTCGCACCTGTTCGAAGAACCGGGAAAGTTGGCCGAGGTCGCGGACGCCGCCGCGGACTGGTTCGAGGAACACCTCGAAGCAAACTGA